DNA from Bradyrhizobium japonicum USDA 6:
ACGGTTGGCGCCGTACTGCGCCACCGCTCACCGGACATGACCGCACACTACGCCAAAGTCGACGTGACGATGCTGCTGCAGATCGCGCAGCCCTGGCCGGGAGATGCGTGATGCTGAGTCGATATCTTGCCAAATATGTGGACCAGCAGCAGTCGCTGGGGTTCAAGTTCCGTGTCCAGCAAATCCTGCTGAGGGGCTACGTCAGCTTCGCCGAGGAGTGCGGCGACCGGCACATCAGAAGTGCCCGGGTCCTGGCATGGGCCGCACGTGCGCCGTCACCGGAGCAGCGCCGCAACCGGTTGCTTACCGTGCGGCGGTTCGCGCTGGCGATGCACGCCGAGAATCCGCGCCATCAGGTTCCGGCGGCGGATGCACTCGGCCACGCTGTCGTCAAGAGGCGACCGCCGTATATCTATAGTGCGGACGAGATCGCACGATTGCTTCGTGCTGCGGCGGCACTCCGGCCAGCGGGCTCGATCAGACCGACCATGTATGCAACGCTCTTCGGCCTGCTCACCGCTACTGGCATGCGGATCGCAGAAGCATTGGCGCTGCAGATCGACGATGTAACTGCCGATGGGCTCGTCGTCCGACAGACCAAGTTCCAGAAGAGCCGGCTGTTGCCACTTCACGCAACAGCTCGGCTGGCGCTCGACAGATATCTGGTCACCCGGCGGTCGCTAGACTACTTCTTCCTGCCCCCCGCTTTGGTCCCAGCGATTTCTCGATAGAGCCAAAGCAAGCCATGGGGCACGACACGGCGGCAATAGGCTTCCGCCGGCTTCCCTCCGCTTCGACGCCTATCAAGGCGGAGAGGGCGTCGCGCATCTTGACGATTGAGATGTCGGGCCGGCCTTGCGCAATAGGCGGCATGCGCGGTATCGGCGAGCAACCCGATCGGCATGGCTCGCGGCGATGGTAACTTGTCAAGCTTTGCCGCCTCGACCTGAGCACGTTCGAACCACTGCTTCGCCGACGCCCAGTCGCCGAGCGTCGCAGCGTTTATGCCTGCCTCGCGGGCGATATGGCTTCGGTTGCGTCTTGTCCGCCGGCTTCCGCAGCGGCAGTCAGCAGCGGGAGCGCCGCTACATGATCGCGTCTGCGCCAGTGGATCTTGGCACGCGCGCGCGAAAGCGAATGTCGAAGCCGAATTTGTCTTCAGCTTGCATCAGACAGGCAAGTGCTTGCTCGGCGTCGTCGCCATTCTCGTTGATGCAAATCGCCTGCGCAATTGCACAGCGTGTCGCGAGCATAGGCGGCGCTGGATCGGTATATAGATACGTTCGTCTGGGGCGGGCTGAAACGTACCACATAGGAGGCTACGCCTATGGCCTCTACGGCACACCCGATTGGAAGCAGAACAGGGAAAGCAGCGATCCCAGCCCAAAGGGCCGCCTGCATATCTGGCGGGCTTATGACTATCCGCACATCTTCGCGATGTATTTGGCCATGCCCGCATACATTTCTTCGCAGCTTCGGGCGAGTGACGGGCAGGTCGGTTAGGGGCGCACCAAGGCGACCTTGCCGGCCGGCAACAAAGCAGGACAGCGACTTGTTGTGTCCTCGCGAGCTCGCCCCCTTCAGAAGTGTCGTCGCTAGGAGCTGGACGTGCGACGCCGTCCCAGATCGGAAAACTCTGCTGAAACACACCACGCGCGTCTAGAGGTTAGCATGCAAGTGACTTAAGCGCTCCAGCCCCTGCTCAATGAGAGATATTGGAAGATAGCTGAAACACAGGCGCATGTGACGGCCACTTCCTGGGCCATAGTTGCGACCATTTACAAGGTGCACGCCGTGCAAGCGGCTTGCAGCTTCAATAAACCTCTCCGGATCCGTACCCGGGGTAAGCCGCACCCAGAACGAGAAGCCCCCGCTTGGCACGCTATATCCCAGGTCGCAAATCCGGCTACGCTGCAATAAGCTATGTACGCTGTCTCGCTTCGCTCGGTAGTGCTCGCGCAAGCGTGTTATGTGCGAGTCAAGAGCGCTCGATTGCAACAACCCCAAAACGATGTTACTTAGGACCGGACTTACGCCGCCGTCGCGTTTGAGGTGCGCAAGCCTGTTGATGATGTCCGACTCCGCAAGCACCCAACCTAACCGTAGCCCCGGTCCGGCAACTTTTGAGATGCTATGGACATTGATCACGTTATTGCCTGGCGCCACCCAATGCGCTGGACCGTTGTAGGGTAACTCAGCATAGACAAGGTCCTGCACCAAGAGAGCGCCACTGCGGGCTAGCAGTGCCGCCAATTTGGCCACATAGTCGCGCGACATCTGGCGACCGGTTGGATTATGAAATGCTGGCATCGTGTAGAAAAGCTTCACCCGGGCATTGGTCTGCAGTATTGCCTCGACTTCGTTTAGATCGACTCCCTCTGCGGCTAGACCTAGCTGGACCACGGTTGCACCCGCGATCGAAAACGTACGCAGTGCACCCAAGTAGGAGGGGTCCTCCATCAGGACCACGTCACCGGGGTCAATCCAGCCATCGGCAAGCAGTTGTAAGGCCTGTGAAGCTCCACCCGTAAGCATAACTTGGTCATGCCGCACACCGTACCTCAGTGCGAGCTTTGTACGGAGTTCGGGCAAACCCGCCGCATCCGTATACTGCGGCAGATCGGCGAGAGCCACACCTGTACCTCCGTCAAACGCGACTGGCCACGGCAGTTCTGCAAACATGACCGGGTCAGCCAGGGCGTAGCCGAAATTGATACCATGCTTCGCACTTGAGGAGTTGAACGGCGCGAAACCTTGAGCGATAGCGCTGCGTTTTGAGATGCGGGAATTCATGGCTTCGTCATTCGGATCGTCATGATTGCGAAATCTGTTCTTTGCCAAAGCGCTTATTGTACTCCGCGGCAAAGTTCGCAGGTATCGGCGTGCTGAAACAGGGAAAGTCGACCGACGTCTTTGGCTGGGCTGCTACGGCCGAAGTCTCGAGGGACGGCCGCCACGCACCGCCAAAGTAATGCTGGCCGTAGCCCATCGCTAGCTCAGGTACTACGGGATAGAGGAGGCTCAGGAACAGCGAGATCTGCGCAGCATTCCATGTCCAATCGTCTGCATGTGCAAAGCCAGCTAGCTCGAAGCACCTGTCGATGATATCAAGCGCATCCCAGAAACGCAGTGCGGTGACCGCATCGGCGTAATCTTCAGCGAAGCGGCGGAAATTCGGGGAGAGTTCGGTGCTCTCTACTGTACGTGCGCTTTCTGCACACCGCCGTAACGCATCTTCCCAGACCCGAATGCGTGACGCTGCCGAGACGAGTCCGTCGAGACTAAAATCGTTTGCGTCGGTTCCAAAGGGCTTGGCCACTCGCGCCAGCGCATAACGGAGTACGTTTGGTCCCACGTCACCCGCCACTTCATCGCCCCAAAGAGCATGATCACGACTGGTGGAAAACTTTTCGCCTTTCAGCTTGTAGAAATCCTGGACTGAGTGATTTTTGGGAATTGGGTAGCCGCGCGCGAGCAGAGCGCCGGCCACACCTAGCGTGTAATAGAAACGATTATCCTGCCCCATGAAGAAAAGAATCTCGGTGTTCTGGTCGTGCAACGCCGCGTTTGCGTCCAGACCGGCGCGGGCGCATTGCTCGCGAATTCCGGTGTCGAAGCACCAGAGGCCCTCAAACCATGTAAGCAGCGTTTGGCCGATCAGAGAGTCAGGCTGTTTTACTTCCACGCCGTGCCTGAAATGGCGGGTCATCGGCAAGCCGCGCACCTCCCGGAGTAGCCAAGCGCGCGCCTTGGCCCGTATCGGCTCGGGCCATACGCTTTCTCCAATGGCTTCGTGCAGTGAGTGAGCGAGACGTGGCATGTCGAACACGGCCTGCGTGATGGGTCTTAGCACAAGATTGCAGCCGCAGGTGACGTGCCGGGCGTCACGGATTGTGTCGTGCTGAAGAGCCAGCCCGCAGTTCTCACACAGGTTGCTGTCGCAAGGCGATGAGCAAGCCGGGCAACGGCCAGTTGCGAGCGAGTCCGCAGCGAACTCATCGCAATGTTCGCAATACAGTTGGACGCCCTGCCGTACGTCGACGTAGCCGGCCGCCTGCAGCTCGCGGAATATCGCTAGAGCATTTCCCTTGTGAATCGCGCTGGACGTGCGCACGAACACATCGGGCGTAATTTGCACCGCGCGCAAACACTCTAAGATCTTGTGAACGTATCCTTCTGCGACCTCGCTAAAGGATCGGCCGAGCTTTCGTGCCGTTTCGAGCGTATATGTGCCGTGCTCGTCTGAGCCCGTGATGTAGTAGGCCCGATGGCCGGCCATGCGTTGAAAGCGGACGAAAATATCAGCGGGCAAATACACGCCGCCGATGTGACCCAGATGTAGCTTGCCGTTAGGGCAAGGCGGCGCGGGACAGATAAAATAAGTGCGCACGTCAATCCCACCAGATCGAGATAAACTTGAGAGCGCTATCTTGGCTGATATTGCGGATAGTATGCCTCTGATGTGGCGCCATGTAACACAAGCTCGTTTCGCTAACATTACGGACCTGACCGTCGACTTCGAATTCTCCACGACCAGAGATCAGCAGCCACAGTTCGTGCTCCTGATGATCGTGCGGGTCGACCGCATCGCCTGGAGCGAGCTCCGCGACTGATGCGCCAAATGCTGGGCTGAGACCCTCCGGGAGATGCTCCAAGAGGCGCCAGACCAGAGCGCCGTATTCGGTTCGCATCAGAGAATGATCGGGCCGCGTCGTGTACATGTTGGTCTTCCTCAGACGTGGCTATCAGTTGCGATAGAATATGCCATTGGGACGCTTTAGGTTCTCAAGATCTGCCACAGCTTCTTCTGGTGGGTTGTACGCACGCTTCATGCGGTTGTATTCGGTGCGTGTTGGCCCCTCAGTGGATGCGCGCTGGAACACCAAGTGAATCGCACGACGCGACCGATCGCTCTTGTTTGGCAAGGAGTAATGGGGCGCATAATCGTCAAAAATGAAAACATCCCCAGCTTTCAATCGCACCGGCTCCCATGCGAAGGCCTCGGCGATCTCCGGGTGAATCACGCCACCCGCATCCATCGGAAACATTCCTTCCTTATGGCGAGCTGGCGTGAAGAAGAGCCCACCGTTGCCCGGGCCGGAGTCGTCCACGGCGATGGATGCAATTGCGTGCACCATGCGTTCGGGTATCTTGTGCGGGACATGATAGATGTCCTGATGAGGGCGGTACCCGCCGCTGTCCGGATACTTGAAGATCAGAAGTTCCTTCAACATCCGTGTCTTCTCATTCAAGAGTGTCTCGACCGCTATACGAATGCGGCCATCGGCCAGGAGCGCGTCCCGTAGAGGGGCATGGTAGTCTAAGAAGTTCTCGGCCTTGGAAATAATTTTTCTGCTGTCACTCGTCTTCTCGAACCACAACATCCACTTGTCGGAGCTTACATCCCAACGTGCAACTTCCTCAACGTAACGAGAAATCTTGTCGCGCTTGGCTGGATCGAAGAACTTCTCCAATCGAAGGTATCCATCCTTATTCCATTTCGATTGTTGCGCCTCGGTCAGCATGTGTGAGCTCCTTCCTAAAATGAGACGGATCAGATGTGCTTTGGCCGAGGCGGGTTGCTAGCACCGCATTAAGAGCGGTCGCGCTCAATAGGCTAAGCAACATCACGTCAGGGCCGAATCCACGGACCAACTGCCCTCCGACCATAGGAAAGCCGAAGAGCCCGAGAAAGTATGCGAGGGTAAATATCTGCGATGTAGTGGGCACGGAGACGCCGTGCTCACCGGCGAGATTGACGGCTATCGTATTCAAGGTTGAATAACTTAACCCATAGCCGGCGGCAAAGAGGACAGAGGCCGCAATATAGAGTGATGTGCTGCCACCGTTGAAAAGGAACAGCACCAGAGACGCAGCGGTCAGTAGGATGAGCGTGAGTGCCAGTCGGCGTAACGGCAGGCTGCCCATGAGGTGAGCGACAGAGAAGCGTAGTATCACGCTCGTAGCAGTGAAAAAGAGAAAGAACAGATCGGAATTCAGGTGACGTGAGGCGGAATACGCGCTCTGATATGTGGACAGCCCCGCGAACACGCAGCCTGAAATCGCAATCATGGCGATGGGGAGTGCTGTGCACTTCTGAAGGAGTGTCGTAGTCGCGGCCAGAGTAATTGCGATATCTGGCATAGCCAGTGCCGATAGCCTCGACGTCGCGCGTCTTGTAAGGTCTACGCAGGCGGCGGCGATCACGCACGCAATCGCAAGCACCGCATAAATCGTGGCCAGCGAACCAGTGTATTTTGCGAGCAAGTGACCAAGTGGAGCTGCCAGGCCGAGCCCAGCCATTTGTGATCCGGATAAGACCGTCAAATACTGAATACGTGCTGAGGGCCGTAGATGGCGGATGATCTGCAGCGGTGCCAAAATGAAGAACACTGACCAGGCAGCGCCCACCAGCAAGCCTCCACCGTACGCAGCTCGCGTATCGAGGGCAGCGCCGGCAAAGGCAAGCATGGCTAACGCCATAAACAAGGATGCGACAGTCAACGTGGGCAATAGGCCTATCCGCTTTGCCAGCCACCCTGCCAAGCAACAGGAAACGAGAGTGGTAGCCATGCCGCTGGAAATGATAAGACCAGCGGCTTGACCATCCGTTTCGAGCGCATGCATGTAGTCCGGCAATAGAAAGCTAGTGCCGTAAGCTGCTGCAATGACAATGGAGGCAATCAAAAATGGTACAAAGGCGCGGTAGTCGAGCGTGCCTGAAAGCTGATCGGCGGGGTTGGCCGTTCCATCCGCAATCCGGCCCCGCAGCGGTGAGGTCGAGCCGCCGTTCATGTGCCACCCGATACCTGTCGGGTCGATCGCATCGCCACCACACCGGCGTCTCGTTCAGACGCGTCCGAAGTTGCGTAAACCTGAATCATCTGCCTACCGGATGTATTCAAATAAAACGGTCGGCCGAGGAGGCTATTGATAATTTGGCTGTTACGGTACGCGACCAAAGATAGATTGGCGCTCTGCAATCCGTGCTGCACGCGGCTTTGATTTTGTAGATATATTGGTCCTGGCACGGGCCGACCGAAGCGGACTGCATAGTCCGGGCCAAGTACTGGCAGGCCATCTTCCATACATGCTCCCTCGAGCAGGGCCTCCAAGAAGGGCGGCGTACGCGGCTGGAAACCAGTAGCAAGCACTATACGATCGACTAGAATGCAGCTATTTCGCTGCGTTGCGATCTCATCTAGATCTACTCGCCAACCCATTTTGTGGGAGGTGATGCCTTTCACGACTACGCTGGGCAACACACGAAAACGGTCGGTCAGCGTGCCATCCACGCTGCGTTCGTACAGCATTTCATATAAGCGGTTGCACAAGTCGACGGAAATGCCATCGCTCGTAAGCATCTCGCCCTCGACTATATCGCGGCGTTGCTGAAGCGGTAGAGCGTGAAAGCGACGGCTATACGCGGGCGTATAAGCTTCATTCACGAAGCTGTTGTCGTCGATGGCAAAAAAGTTCGAACGCGACGTTGACCACGTGATCTGGGTGGATACAGAACGAGTAAGAATGTCCTCGGTAATCTCAGCGCCACTCTGACCGCCTCCCACAACGAGCACATGCTCGGCTGCTTGCGGTAGCGGCCGCTCGAGATAGTCAGCTGCATGGTAGAGAGTTCCACATAGCAAAGATCTGGCACAGGCGGGGATTTTGGGCTCTACGCCAACACCAACAACAACAGCGCGCGCTAAGTATGTGGTTGTATTCGTGCTGATGCGGTAGCCGTCCCTAAAGGGAATAACATCATTGACGACCTCGGAAAAGCGCAGCGTCTTGAGTCGCCCTGCGACCCACCGGTAGTACTCAATAAACTCCTGCCGCGATGTTGAAGCATTGCGCTTGTTGACAAAGCTGTAGAGCCGACCATGCAGCGCCAAATAGTTGAGGAATGAATATGGACTAGTAGGATCGACCAGGGTCACGCAATCCTTAAGCGGCGACACCTGTAGGCGGCTGTTCGGCAGCGCAAGGCCCGGATGCCAGACAAGTGCGTCTCGCTTCTCCAGGAAAAGTGCGCGGAGCGGAGTAGGTTCAATAAGCGCTGCAAGACTAAGGTTAAATGGGCCGATCCCAATTCCGATGACATCCAGCATTTCCACAGAAGCCTCCTTGAACTCGTGTAAGTTCTTGTCGTTGGCGCTCGCGTAAATTCTGTCCGGGTCTGGGTACGTCGATTGATTACTGAAGCACGTTTGTGTGACTTGGGATGGGGCAGCGGCTTGGCCTGTAGCGCGGCAGTGG
Protein-coding regions in this window:
- a CDS encoding phytanoyl-CoA dioxygenase family protein gives rise to the protein MLTEAQQSKWNKDGYLRLEKFFDPAKRDKISRYVEEVARWDVSSDKWMLWFEKTSDSRKIISKAENFLDYHAPLRDALLADGRIRIAVETLLNEKTRMLKELLIFKYPDSGGYRPHQDIYHVPHKIPERMVHAIASIAVDDSGPGNGGLFFTPARHKEGMFPMDAGGVIHPEIAEAFAWEPVRLKAGDVFIFDDYAPHYSLPNKSDRSRRAIHLVFQRASTEGPTRTEYNRMKRAYNPPEEAVADLENLKRPNGIFYRN
- a CDS encoding tyrosine-type recombinase/integrase — its product is MLSRYLAKYVDQQQSLGFKFRVQQILLRGYVSFAEECGDRHIRSARVLAWAARAPSPEQRRNRLLTVRRFALAMHAENPRHQVPAADALGHAVVKRRPPYIYSADEIARLLRAAAALRPAGSIRPTMYATLFGLLTATGMRIAEALALQIDDVTADGLVVRQTKFQKSRLLPLHATARLALDRYLVTRRSLDYFFLPPALVPAISR
- a CDS encoding aminotransferase-like domain-containing protein, coding for MNSRISKRSAIAQGFAPFNSSSAKHGINFGYALADPVMFAELPWPVAFDGGTGVALADLPQYTDAAGLPELRTKLALRYGVRHDQVMLTGGASQALQLLADGWIDPGDVVLMEDPSYLGALRTFSIAGATVVQLGLAAEGVDLNEVEAILQTNARVKLFYTMPAFHNPTGRQMSRDYVAKLAALLARSGALLVQDLVYAELPYNGPAHWVAPGNNVINVHSISKVAGPGLRLGWVLAESDIINRLAHLKRDGGVSPVLSNIVLGLLQSSALDSHITRLREHYRAKRDSVHSLLQRSRICDLGYSVPSGGFSFWVRLTPGTDPERFIEAASRLHGVHLVNGRNYGPGSGRHMRLCFSYLPISLIEQGLERLSHLHANL
- a CDS encoding lysine N(6)-hydroxylase/L-ornithine N(5)-oxygenase family protein, giving the protein MLDVIGIGIGPFNLSLAALIEPTPLRALFLEKRDALVWHPGLALPNSRLQVSPLKDCVTLVDPTSPYSFLNYLALHGRLYSFVNKRNASTSRQEFIEYYRWVAGRLKTLRFSEVVNDVIPFRDGYRISTNTTTYLARAVVVGVGVEPKIPACARSLLCGTLYHAADYLERPLPQAAEHVLVVGGGQSGAEITEDILTRSVSTQITWSTSRSNFFAIDDNSFVNEAYTPAYSRRFHALPLQQRRDIVEGEMLTSDGISVDLCNRLYEMLYERSVDGTLTDRFRVLPSVVVKGITSHKMGWRVDLDEIATQRNSCILVDRIVLATGFQPRTPPFLEALLEGACMEDGLPVLGPDYAVRFGRPVPGPIYLQNQSRVQHGLQSANLSLVAYRNSQIINSLLGRPFYLNTSGRQMIQVYATSDASERDAGVVAMRSTRQVSGGT
- a CDS encoding cupin domain-containing protein, translating into MYTTRPDHSLMRTEYGALVWRLLEHLPEGLSPAFGASVAELAPGDAVDPHDHQEHELWLLISGRGEFEVDGQVRNVSETSLCYMAPHQRHTIRNISQDSALKFISIWWD
- a CDS encoding MFS transporter, encoding MNGGSTSPLRGRIADGTANPADQLSGTLDYRAFVPFLIASIVIAAAYGTSFLLPDYMHALETDGQAAGLIISSGMATTLVSCCLAGWLAKRIGLLPTLTVASLFMALAMLAFAGAALDTRAAYGGGLLVGAAWSVFFILAPLQIIRHLRPSARIQYLTVLSGSQMAGLGLAAPLGHLLAKYTGSLATIYAVLAIACVIAAACVDLTRRATSRLSALAMPDIAITLAATTTLLQKCTALPIAMIAISGCVFAGLSTYQSAYSASRHLNSDLFFLFFTATSVILRFSVAHLMGSLPLRRLALTLILLTAASLVLFLFNGGSTSLYIAASVLFAAGYGLSYSTLNTIAVNLAGEHGVSVPTTSQIFTLAYFLGLFGFPMVGGQLVRGFGPDVMLLSLLSATALNAVLATRLGQSTSDPSHFRKELTHADRGATIEME
- a CDS encoding class I tRNA ligase family protein, giving the protein MRTYFICPAPPCPNGKLHLGHIGGVYLPADIFVRFQRMAGHRAYYITGSDEHGTYTLETARKLGRSFSEVAEGYVHKILECLRAVQITPDVFVRTSSAIHKGNALAIFRELQAAGYVDVRQGVQLYCEHCDEFAADSLATGRCPACSSPCDSNLCENCGLALQHDTIRDARHVTCGCNLVLRPITQAVFDMPRLAHSLHEAIGESVWPEPIRAKARAWLLREVRGLPMTRHFRHGVEVKQPDSLIGQTLLTWFEGLWCFDTGIREQCARAGLDANAALHDQNTEILFFMGQDNRFYYTLGVAGALLARGYPIPKNHSVQDFYKLKGEKFSTSRDHALWGDEVAGDVGPNVLRYALARVAKPFGTDANDFSLDGLVSAASRIRVWEDALRRCAESARTVESTELSPNFRRFAEDYADAVTALRFWDALDIIDRCFELAGFAHADDWTWNAAQISLFLSLLYPVVPELAMGYGQHYFGGAWRPSLETSAVAAQPKTSVDFPCFSTPIPANFAAEYNKRFGKEQISQS